In Rutidosis leptorrhynchoides isolate AG116_Rl617_1_P2 chromosome 2, CSIRO_AGI_Rlap_v1, whole genome shotgun sequence, one genomic interval encodes:
- the LOC139891432 gene encoding uncharacterized protein encodes MNLPERIEDVSRVSTVYLLLRCSIAFLFPFIFLFLVAITIVILAVFISNISISYPISVPCQCKIVSSSVDLKSAKVCELGLLNYKAKHVFYPSEKKKFRCHYDYYWASVFEVEYTDHSGHPHTAFAEAPNEALPVDCRPTFNSAWMAKDRFKVNETYDCWYTLGISKLNLYYDELFNCQADHPSMTEMLKRYRILSTDMLKTWFTRTGKGRGRYLRWEAMAGVISGFLTSVITIAFGRMLYLLKSRVVGMLWVRDVYLIRLKRGCFLVAYFSFVSWLAIQYWEKLGLMDIFGAHT; translated from the exons ATGAATTTACCGGAGCGTATTGAGGATGTATCTAGGGTTTCCACCGTTTACTTATTGCTCCGTTGCTCAATCGCCTTTTTATTtccttttattttcttatttttagttGCTATTACAATTGTAATTTTAGCAGTTTTCATCAGTAATATATCGATTTCGTATCCAATTTCTGTCCCCTGCCAGTGCAAAATAGTATCAAGCA GTGTAGATCTTAAGTCAGCAAAAGTCTGTGAGCTTGGACTACTAAATTATAAAGCAAAGCATGTGTTTTACCCATCCGAAAAGAAGAAATTCAGATGCCACTATGATTATTATTGGGCTTCTGTATTTGAG GTTGAATATACAGATCACTCTGGTCATCCTCATACTGCATTTGCTGAAGCTCCTAACGAGGCACTTCCGGTTGATTGCAGACCCACTTTTAATTCTGCATGGATGGCTAAAGATAGATTCAAG GTGAATGAAACTTATGATTGCTGGTATACTCTGGGCATTTCCAaactaaacttatattatgatgAGCTTTTTAATTGTCAAGCTGACCACCCATCAATGACGGAGATGCTTAAGCGCTATCGTATCCT GTCAACGGACATGTTAAAGACTTGGTTTACTCGAACGGGCAAAGGGCGAGGCAGGTACTTGAGATGGGAAGCCATGGCTGGGGTTATTAGCGGTTTCTTGACTTCGGTGATCACCATTGCGTTTGGTAGAATGCTATATCTTCTCAAGTCTCGCGTTGTTGGCATGTTATGGGTAAGGGATGTCTATTTAATCCGACTGAAGCGAGGCTGTTTTCTTGTTGCATATTTTTCTTTTGTGAGTTGGTTAGCAATTCAGTATTGGGAAAAGCTCGGTTTGATGGATATATTTGGTGCTCATACATAG